The Primulina eburnea isolate SZY01 chromosome 13, ASM2296580v1, whole genome shotgun sequence genome includes a region encoding these proteins:
- the LOC140809209 gene encoding uncharacterized protein isoform X4, with protein MIAAISWIPKGASKSIPAVADPPSKQEIEEIVKNDIFKIQQDLLFSSYNCNDNGSDEEDYNMDSNASKKDDELVNALAAADALGKASNSTKMETDGLTDALKELDMDNYDEEDDGVELFGSGLGNLYYPSNDMDPYLKNQNDDDSEEEEDMTINPEDAVIICARNEDDVSHLEVWIIENPTAGDVNMYVHHDIVIPAFPLCTAWLDCPIKGGEKGNFIAVGSMEPAIEIWDLDIMDEVQPSVVLGGIIEKKKAKKKSVKYKAGSHTDAVLGLAWNKEYRNILASASADKLVKIWDVATEKCDITMDHHADKARAVAWNHFSPQVLLSGSFDHSVVMKDGRVPSHGGFKWPVVADVESLAWDPHTEHSFVVSLENGMVICFDVRAASSELSSEPKPTFTLHAHEKAVCAISYNTAVPNLLATGSMDKMVKLWDLSNQPSCIASKNPKAGAVFSISFSDDCPFSLAIGGSKGKLQTWDLLSDIAVAGRYGKYVNQLKYPPS; from the exons ATGATAGCAGCAATTTCCTGGATTCCAAAAGGGGCATCGAAGTCAATCCCTGCTGTTGCTGATCCTCCATCTAAACAAGAAATTGAAGAGATCGTGAAGAATGATATCTTTAAGATACAGCAAGACTTGTTGTTTTCATCCTATAACTG CAATGATAATGGAAGTGATGAAGAAGATTACAATATGGATTCCAATGCATCAAAGAAAGATGATGAACTTGTCAACGCGCTagctgcagctgatgcactggGTAAAGCTTCCAACAGCACAAAGATGGAAACTGATGGCTTAACTGATGCATTGAAGGAACTTGATATGGACAATTATGACGAAGAGGATGATG GTGTCGAGTTGTTTGGTTCGGGCCTTGGGAACTTGTATTATCCAAGTAATGACATGGACCCTTACTTAAAGAATCAGAAT GATGATGACTCCGAAGAGGAAGAGGATATGACTATAAATCCAGAGGATGCAGTCATTATTTGTGCTCGTAACGAGGATGATGTCAGCCATCTTGAG GTTTGGATCATTGAAAATCCCACTGCAGGGGATGTCAACATGTATGTACACCATGATATTGTCATCCCAGCTTTTCCACTTTGCACAGCCTGGCTTGATTGTCCTATCAAAGGTGGAGAAAAAG GCAACTTCATTGCTGTTGGATCAATGGAACCAGCCATTGAGATATGGGACCTTGACATT ATGGATGAAGTTCAGCCATCTGTTGTATTGGGCGGTATTATTGAAAAGAAAAAGGCAAAGAAG AAATCTGTTAAATATAAAGCTGGCAGTCATACTGATGCAGTTCTTGGACTTGCTTGGAACAAGGAGTACAG GAACATTCTTGCAAGTGCAAGTGCGGACAAGTTGGTTAAGATTTGGGATGTGGCAACTGAAAAATGTGATATAACCATGGACCACCATGCAGATAAGGCAAGG GCAGTTGCGTGGAATCATTTTTCCCCGCAAGTTCTTCTCAGCGGTTCATTTGACCATTCTGTAGTTATG aAAGACGGCAGGGTACCTTCTCATGGTGGATTTAAGTGGCCAGTTGTGGCTGATGTTGAGAGCTTAGCATGGGATCCACACACTGAGCATTCATTTGTG GTCAGTCTTGAAAATGGCATGGTAATTTGTTTCGATGTCCGTGCTGCTAGCTCTGAATTATCCTCAGAGCCTAAGCCAACCTTCACACTCCATGCACATGAAAAGGCAGTTTGTGCAATTTCCTACAACACTGCAGTCCCAAAT CTTCTTGCTACTGGTTCCATGGACAAGATG GTTAAACTATGGGACTTGTCAAATCAGCCATCGTGTATCGCCTCCAAAAATCCAAAAGCT GGAGCTGTGTTTTCTATTTCCTTCTCGGATGATTGTCCCTTTTCCCTGGCAATAGGAGGCTCCAAGGGAAAATTGCAG ACGTGGGATCTGTTATCTGATATTGCGGTTGCTGGAAGATATGGAAAGTATGTCAACCAACTCAAATAtccaccttcctga
- the LOC140809209 gene encoding uncharacterized protein isoform X1 translates to MLKGVVSFQAQFTRMIAAISWIPKGASKSIPAVADPPSKQEIEEIVKNDIFKIQQDLLFSSYNCNDNGSDEEDYNMDSNASKKDDELVNALAAADALGKASNSTKMETDGLTDALKELDMDNYDEEDDGVELFGSGLGNLYYPSNDMDPYLKNQNDDDSEEEEDMTINPEDAVIICARNEDDVSHLEVWIIENPTAGDVNMYVHHDIVIPAFPLCTAWLDCPIKGGEKGNFIAVGSMEPAIEIWDLDIMDEVQPSVVLGGIIEKKKAKKKSVKYKAGSHTDAVLGLAWNKEYRNILASASADKLVKIWDVATEKCDITMDHHADKVQAVAWNHFSPQVLLSGSFDHSVVMKDGRVPSHGGFKWPVVADVESLAWDPHTEHSFVVSLENGMVICFDVRAASSELSSEPKPTFTLHAHEKAVCAISYNTAVPNLLATGSMDKMVKLWDLSNQPSCIASKNPKAGAVFSISFSDDCPFSLAIGGSKGKLQTWDLLSDIAVAGRYGKYVNQLKYPPS, encoded by the exons ATGCTAAAAGGAGTTGTTAGCTTTCAGGCTCAATTTACCAGAATGATAGCAGCAATTTCCTGGATTCCAAAAGGGGCATCGAAGTCAATCCCTGCTGTTGCTGATCCTCCATCTAAACAAGAAATTGAAGAGATCGTGAAGAATGATATCTTTAAGATACAGCAAGACTTGTTGTTTTCATCCTATAACTG CAATGATAATGGAAGTGATGAAGAAGATTACAATATGGATTCCAATGCATCAAAGAAAGATGATGAACTTGTCAACGCGCTagctgcagctgatgcactggGTAAAGCTTCCAACAGCACAAAGATGGAAACTGATGGCTTAACTGATGCATTGAAGGAACTTGATATGGACAATTATGACGAAGAGGATGATG GTGTCGAGTTGTTTGGTTCGGGCCTTGGGAACTTGTATTATCCAAGTAATGACATGGACCCTTACTTAAAGAATCAGAAT GATGATGACTCCGAAGAGGAAGAGGATATGACTATAAATCCAGAGGATGCAGTCATTATTTGTGCTCGTAACGAGGATGATGTCAGCCATCTTGAG GTTTGGATCATTGAAAATCCCACTGCAGGGGATGTCAACATGTATGTACACCATGATATTGTCATCCCAGCTTTTCCACTTTGCACAGCCTGGCTTGATTGTCCTATCAAAGGTGGAGAAAAAG GCAACTTCATTGCTGTTGGATCAATGGAACCAGCCATTGAGATATGGGACCTTGACATT ATGGATGAAGTTCAGCCATCTGTTGTATTGGGCGGTATTATTGAAAAGAAAAAGGCAAAGAAG AAATCTGTTAAATATAAAGCTGGCAGTCATACTGATGCAGTTCTTGGACTTGCTTGGAACAAGGAGTACAG GAACATTCTTGCAAGTGCAAGTGCGGACAAGTTGGTTAAGATTTGGGATGTGGCAACTGAAAAATGTGATATAACCATGGACCACCATGCAGATAAG GTCCAGGCAGTTGCGTGGAATCATTTTTCCCCGCAAGTTCTTCTCAGCGGTTCATTTGACCATTCTGTAGTTATG aAAGACGGCAGGGTACCTTCTCATGGTGGATTTAAGTGGCCAGTTGTGGCTGATGTTGAGAGCTTAGCATGGGATCCACACACTGAGCATTCATTTGTG GTCAGTCTTGAAAATGGCATGGTAATTTGTTTCGATGTCCGTGCTGCTAGCTCTGAATTATCCTCAGAGCCTAAGCCAACCTTCACACTCCATGCACATGAAAAGGCAGTTTGTGCAATTTCCTACAACACTGCAGTCCCAAAT CTTCTTGCTACTGGTTCCATGGACAAGATG GTTAAACTATGGGACTTGTCAAATCAGCCATCGTGTATCGCCTCCAAAAATCCAAAAGCT GGAGCTGTGTTTTCTATTTCCTTCTCGGATGATTGTCCCTTTTCCCTGGCAATAGGAGGCTCCAAGGGAAAATTGCAG ACGTGGGATCTGTTATCTGATATTGCGGTTGCTGGAAGATATGGAAAGTATGTCAACCAACTCAAATAtccaccttcctga
- the LOC140809209 gene encoding uncharacterized protein isoform X3 translates to MLKGVVSFQAQFTRMIAAISWIPKGASKSIPAVADPPSKQEIEEIVKNDIFKIHNDNGSDEEDYNMDSNASKKDDELVNALAAADALGKASNSTKMETDGLTDALKELDMDNYDEEDDGVELFGSGLGNLYYPSNDMDPYLKNQNDDDSEEEEDMTINPEDAVIICARNEDDVSHLEVWIIENPTAGDVNMYVHHDIVIPAFPLCTAWLDCPIKGGEKGNFIAVGSMEPAIEIWDLDIMDEVQPSVVLGGIIEKKKAKKKSVKYKAGSHTDAVLGLAWNKEYRNILASASADKLVKIWDVATEKCDITMDHHADKVQAVAWNHFSPQVLLSGSFDHSVVMKDGRVPSHGGFKWPVVADVESLAWDPHTEHSFVVSLENGMVICFDVRAASSELSSEPKPTFTLHAHEKAVCAISYNTAVPNLLATGSMDKMVKLWDLSNQPSCIASKNPKAGAVFSISFSDDCPFSLAIGGSKGKLQTWDLLSDIAVAGRYGKYVNQLKYPPS, encoded by the exons ATGCTAAAAGGAGTTGTTAGCTTTCAGGCTCAATTTACCAGAATGATAGCAGCAATTTCCTGGATTCCAAAAGGGGCATCGAAGTCAATCCCTGCTGTTGCTGATCCTCCATCTAAACAAGAAATTGAAGAGATCGTGAAGAATGATATCTTTAAGATACA CAATGATAATGGAAGTGATGAAGAAGATTACAATATGGATTCCAATGCATCAAAGAAAGATGATGAACTTGTCAACGCGCTagctgcagctgatgcactggGTAAAGCTTCCAACAGCACAAAGATGGAAACTGATGGCTTAACTGATGCATTGAAGGAACTTGATATGGACAATTATGACGAAGAGGATGATG GTGTCGAGTTGTTTGGTTCGGGCCTTGGGAACTTGTATTATCCAAGTAATGACATGGACCCTTACTTAAAGAATCAGAAT GATGATGACTCCGAAGAGGAAGAGGATATGACTATAAATCCAGAGGATGCAGTCATTATTTGTGCTCGTAACGAGGATGATGTCAGCCATCTTGAG GTTTGGATCATTGAAAATCCCACTGCAGGGGATGTCAACATGTATGTACACCATGATATTGTCATCCCAGCTTTTCCACTTTGCACAGCCTGGCTTGATTGTCCTATCAAAGGTGGAGAAAAAG GCAACTTCATTGCTGTTGGATCAATGGAACCAGCCATTGAGATATGGGACCTTGACATT ATGGATGAAGTTCAGCCATCTGTTGTATTGGGCGGTATTATTGAAAAGAAAAAGGCAAAGAAG AAATCTGTTAAATATAAAGCTGGCAGTCATACTGATGCAGTTCTTGGACTTGCTTGGAACAAGGAGTACAG GAACATTCTTGCAAGTGCAAGTGCGGACAAGTTGGTTAAGATTTGGGATGTGGCAACTGAAAAATGTGATATAACCATGGACCACCATGCAGATAAG GTCCAGGCAGTTGCGTGGAATCATTTTTCCCCGCAAGTTCTTCTCAGCGGTTCATTTGACCATTCTGTAGTTATG aAAGACGGCAGGGTACCTTCTCATGGTGGATTTAAGTGGCCAGTTGTGGCTGATGTTGAGAGCTTAGCATGGGATCCACACACTGAGCATTCATTTGTG GTCAGTCTTGAAAATGGCATGGTAATTTGTTTCGATGTCCGTGCTGCTAGCTCTGAATTATCCTCAGAGCCTAAGCCAACCTTCACACTCCATGCACATGAAAAGGCAGTTTGTGCAATTTCCTACAACACTGCAGTCCCAAAT CTTCTTGCTACTGGTTCCATGGACAAGATG GTTAAACTATGGGACTTGTCAAATCAGCCATCGTGTATCGCCTCCAAAAATCCAAAAGCT GGAGCTGTGTTTTCTATTTCCTTCTCGGATGATTGTCCCTTTTCCCTGGCAATAGGAGGCTCCAAGGGAAAATTGCAG ACGTGGGATCTGTTATCTGATATTGCGGTTGCTGGAAGATATGGAAAGTATGTCAACCAACTCAAATAtccaccttcctga
- the LOC140809209 gene encoding uncharacterized protein isoform X2, producing MLKGVVSFQAQFTRMIAAISWIPKGASKSIPAVADPPSKQEIEEIVKNDIFKIHNDNGSDEEDYNMDSNASKKDDELVNALAAADALGKASNSTKMETDGLTDALKELDMDNYDEEDDGVELFGSGLGNLYYPSNDMDPYLKNQNDDDSEEEEDMTINPEDAVIICARNEDDVSHLEVWIIENPTAGDVNMYVHHDIVIPAFPLCTAWLDCPIKGGEKGNFIAVGSMEPAIEIWDLDIMDEVQPSVVLGGIIEKKKAKKKSVKYKAGSHTDAVLGLAWNKEYRNILASASADKLVKIWDVATEKCDITMDHHADKARAVAWNHFSPQVLLSGSFDHSVVMKDGRVPSHGGFKWPVVADVESLAWDPHTEHSFVVSLENGMVICFDVRAASSELSSEPKPTFTLHAHEKAVCAISYNTAVPNLLATGSMDKMVKLWDLSNQPSCIASKNPKAGAVFSISFSDDCPFSLAIGGSKGKLQTWDLLSDIAVAGRYGKYVNQLKYPPS from the exons ATGCTAAAAGGAGTTGTTAGCTTTCAGGCTCAATTTACCAGAATGATAGCAGCAATTTCCTGGATTCCAAAAGGGGCATCGAAGTCAATCCCTGCTGTTGCTGATCCTCCATCTAAACAAGAAATTGAAGAGATCGTGAAGAATGATATCTTTAAGATACA CAATGATAATGGAAGTGATGAAGAAGATTACAATATGGATTCCAATGCATCAAAGAAAGATGATGAACTTGTCAACGCGCTagctgcagctgatgcactggGTAAAGCTTCCAACAGCACAAAGATGGAAACTGATGGCTTAACTGATGCATTGAAGGAACTTGATATGGACAATTATGACGAAGAGGATGATG GTGTCGAGTTGTTTGGTTCGGGCCTTGGGAACTTGTATTATCCAAGTAATGACATGGACCCTTACTTAAAGAATCAGAAT GATGATGACTCCGAAGAGGAAGAGGATATGACTATAAATCCAGAGGATGCAGTCATTATTTGTGCTCGTAACGAGGATGATGTCAGCCATCTTGAG GTTTGGATCATTGAAAATCCCACTGCAGGGGATGTCAACATGTATGTACACCATGATATTGTCATCCCAGCTTTTCCACTTTGCACAGCCTGGCTTGATTGTCCTATCAAAGGTGGAGAAAAAG GCAACTTCATTGCTGTTGGATCAATGGAACCAGCCATTGAGATATGGGACCTTGACATT ATGGATGAAGTTCAGCCATCTGTTGTATTGGGCGGTATTATTGAAAAGAAAAAGGCAAAGAAG AAATCTGTTAAATATAAAGCTGGCAGTCATACTGATGCAGTTCTTGGACTTGCTTGGAACAAGGAGTACAG GAACATTCTTGCAAGTGCAAGTGCGGACAAGTTGGTTAAGATTTGGGATGTGGCAACTGAAAAATGTGATATAACCATGGACCACCATGCAGATAAGGCAAGG GCAGTTGCGTGGAATCATTTTTCCCCGCAAGTTCTTCTCAGCGGTTCATTTGACCATTCTGTAGTTATG aAAGACGGCAGGGTACCTTCTCATGGTGGATTTAAGTGGCCAGTTGTGGCTGATGTTGAGAGCTTAGCATGGGATCCACACACTGAGCATTCATTTGTG GTCAGTCTTGAAAATGGCATGGTAATTTGTTTCGATGTCCGTGCTGCTAGCTCTGAATTATCCTCAGAGCCTAAGCCAACCTTCACACTCCATGCACATGAAAAGGCAGTTTGTGCAATTTCCTACAACACTGCAGTCCCAAAT CTTCTTGCTACTGGTTCCATGGACAAGATG GTTAAACTATGGGACTTGTCAAATCAGCCATCGTGTATCGCCTCCAAAAATCCAAAAGCT GGAGCTGTGTTTTCTATTTCCTTCTCGGATGATTGTCCCTTTTCCCTGGCAATAGGAGGCTCCAAGGGAAAATTGCAG ACGTGGGATCTGTTATCTGATATTGCGGTTGCTGGAAGATATGGAAAGTATGTCAACCAACTCAAATAtccaccttcctga